The nucleotide window tgatatcagcagtagatatagcattggtgaactacctgatatcagcagtagatatagggcattgctgaactacctgatatcagcagtagatatagcattggtgaactacctgatatcaacagtagatatagggcattgctgaactacctgatatcagcagtagataaagggttTTGATGAACTAcgtgatatcagcagttgatgaaGGCAGTTGATgatagggcattggtgaactacctgatatctgtAGTAGAtattatggcattgatgaactagctgatatcagcagtagatatagggcattgatgaactacctgatatcagcagcagtagatacagggcattgatgaactacctgatatcagcagtagatatagggcattgatgaactacctgatatcagcagtagatatagggcattgatgaactacctgatatcagcagtagatatagggcattgatgaactacctgatatcagcagcagtagatatagggcattgatgaactacctgatatcagcagttgatatagggtattgatgaactacctgatatcagcagtagatatagggcattgatgaactacctgatatcagcagcagtagatatagggcattgatgaactacctgatatcagcagtagatatagggcattgatgaactacctgatatcagcagtagatatagggcattgatgaactacctgatatcagcagtagatatatggtattgatgaactacctgatatcagcagcagtagatatatggtattgatgaactacctgatatcagcagcagatatagggtattgatgaactacatgatatcagcagtagatatagggcattgatttACTACCATAAAATATTAACAAACTACctgattatcagcagtagatagcacattgatgaactacatgaTACAAGTAGTATATGTATCAGACATTGATAAGACTACATGATATCGGCAGTActatgaactacctgatatcagcaatagatgtatACATGTTAGGCCATTAATGAACTGCCTAATTAAGTTCTGTTTTCTTTCACTACAGTTTACACGGTTCTCCTCTTGGAGATGAAGTCCTATCTATACTGATAGACAGCTTGGTCCTTCATCCGGGTATAAGTCGGCTAAGATTGTATtgccttcatctctgttcatgataATACCCTActcagattttaatttttttttgtttatcacTACAGTTTACATGGTTCTCCCCTTGGAGATGAAGGTCTGTCTATCCTGATAGAAAGCTTGGCCCTTCATCCGGGTATAGTGAGTTTGGATGTTGGAGACTGTCAACTTCAAGATGACGGTGTATCATTACTGGCACAGCGACTGCTTCCAGCTAATGGTGCTAAACCTGGTAGGTGTTAAGCTAAACTGGGTTAGTGATTTGGTTAGAGATAATATTTCATTACTGGCAAAGGGACTGATTTCCGTTAATGGTGCTAAGCCTGTTAAGTGTTATGCCAAACTGGATTAGTGATTTGGTTAGAGAACATGTTTCATTACTGGCACAGGGATTGCTTCCAGCTAATGGTGCTAAACCTGGTAAGTTTTATGCTAGCTTATGCTAACATGGGTTAGTGATTTGGTTAGATATAAAGTTTCACTACAGATACAGCGACTGGTTTCAGCTAATGGTGCTAAATCTGGTAAGTGTTATGCTAAACTGGATTAGTGATTTGGTTGGAGATAAATGTTTCATTACTGGTATAGCAACAGATTCCAGCTAATGGTGCTAAACCTGGGAAATGTTATGCTAAACTGGGTTAATAAATTTGCCCTCCATCCTTAGTGAGTTTGGATATTGGAGACTGTCAACTACAAAACGATGGTGTGTCACTATTGACAACACAGCGACTGATTTCAGCTATTGGTGTTAAACCTGGTTAAGTGTTATGCTAAACTAGGTTAGAACCCCAGAATACATTGTGACActaacaatgttttttttttcattgaaccCCAGACTACAATGTTACAGTAACAATATTTTTTTGCCATTCTTTTAGGTTTGAAGGAGTTAACACTGACTGCAAACCCCAGTTTCCCCAAAAGTATGGGCTAATCTGTCACTTGCCATAGCAACTTGGTATAACTTAAGAGTTGTTAATGTGGACTATAACACACCGGGACTTGAATCCCAGACTACTATGTGACATTAACATgtttttgggttgttttttttcattcttttaggCTTGAAGGAGTTTTAACTCCTTCAAGCCTAAAACTCTGGGGTTTGCACTCAGTGTTAAAACACTGAGTGCAAACCCCAGAGTTACCCCAATAGGGTGGGCTAACCTGTCTCTTGCCATAGCAACTTGGTATAAGAGTGCTTAATGTGGACTATAACACACAGGGAATTGAACCCCAGACTACTATGTGACATTaacatattttttggtgttttcttTTGTCATTCTTTTAGGCTTGAAGGAGTTAACACTGAGTGCAAACCCCAGAGTTACCCCAATAGGGTGGGCTAACCTGTCCCTTGCCATAGCAGCTGGGTGTACCTTGAGGATTCTTAATGTGGATTATAATCGGCTTGGTGACTTTGGTGCTACTGTGTTGGCAGTAGCAACTGCTGCATGCAAATCACTACAAGTTCTTGATTTGGAAAGTACAGGGGTATCAGAAAATGGTGCAAAGGTAAGCAGGTCATAGGTCAGGGGTTAGAGGTCAATGCAGACTATAATTGGTGCAAATGTAAGAATGTCATAGGGTAAGCCCCCAGATATGTGCCAAGGCTGCcttaaatggactattccagttaaaatcaatataccccatatggaagacatgatcttaatctcccacacagggggtatgaatttcaaatgggtttacctgaatccCAGACCTGAATAGGTAggattggggttacctgaataggtaggtgactccatttgacattcacactccctgtgtagaagcaCAATCGCACAAAGTTGGGGTTCTGACAGGAGAGCATAAAAAaaactcttctggagccttcaaggagagctgtttagagcatttacaatagaatgtaaggagagaatggtcatctaaggaaagctaaaaatcactctcctatatcagatttaaggagaacaATAGAGAGCAATTGCCctagctctcctcaaaaggcagtccctgttctGGAAACTTGACTATTTGGGGTATGCTACGTTATTGTGTCTAGTTATGTAAGACCGTTCATTTGCCATTTCAATATTGAGaatattttcatcaaaaagtCTGTTTTCTTTGGGTACATGTTGCGTGAACTCATGGTACTGTACAATTTGAGAGTGTGAGTGGGTGGGGcagggtgtaggggtgtgtgggtgtgtgtaggggtgtgtgtgcaaTATGCTGTGTAACTTGTGGGCATGCAAGCAAACAAGTGTGATTGTGTGCATGGATGCCTTTACTACAAAATTGTCACCATTGCTCTTCCAATTTACTGTTCATCTACCCATATTGCAGGTTCTCCTGACTTTGACAAACACATACCCAACAAATCTCTCTGATCTAGTGGTCAAAGAAAATGGACTTTGCAAAAACACTGAACGTGCAATCTCAGAGAGTCTTGGCCAGCctgacaacgatgatgatgatgaagatgacacCAGCTCTAGTGATGAGGATGAGAGTGATGATGAGACACCACGTGAGAAGATGAACAATAGAAATATGCGGCGAATACCCGCAACCATCGCTACCAGTCCGAGGTCCAAAGATGATGAGCGGTACTTCGAACGAACCGCTATGAGGTTGTTAAAACGTACTGCTTCCGGTGATAGCAAGCTCCCCGTTAATAACAGGCGGAGGAGAGAAAGCGCAACTGAGAGCGACTCTGAATATTCATCAGCTTCTTCAGAGTTAGAGGGCGCTTTTCTCGCACAATCTGAACTGATGAGAAAAACTGCCGAGATGAAACTGGTGAGTCATCAAAAACATGCTCCACTTATTCGTGTACCGAAACCAATCGTGGCGTCTCAACGTCGGTCGCCGTTTAAAACTGATACAAAAGACGACGGGTCAGGTGGAGTAGATGGAGAATCACAAGATGCTGCGACGATATCTGAATCGGCTGTCACACCCAGAAAACAGGATGATGAGACTCCTCCTCCTCcccaaattgtcaaaaacttGTCCAAGGTGCAAAAGTTAGATGAGTTGGACCGTAAGTTTGATATTCCCAAAATTCAGATTGTGCAACCATCTTTGGGAAATTTGGGCAAAAGTAAAACCCTTGTAGACGGTAATGGAAATGAAGCTAGTCAGAACATTTGAAGAAATTTGTTGCTCGCATCACGTACTATCGCATAtaaaaaggctgccttgtgtgattatCTTTATTATTGTCATCTTATTGTGATGAAATATACctgtaaaattaactttcatatattaattttgaggaaTTCACATGTCCACTCATAaaagcaggtggtgtatgacgtgcattccctaaattcagtaaattttcatcgtcaaccgtgtaattgaatgggattattttaaaacgcttgaaatatcacaaacaaataggcctatgttgataaataatataaatacaagctaaaaccattggagttcgataatgaaccccacaaaactaaccgagtatatggaaaatgccatacggccgggcggtttcacgagttgccggctcgatcatgtcatctgCCGCCTGCATAAAAGAgagaagcatgctgaaatatcaaataatatgaaatacaacaatgataataagaaATCACAAAAGGCAGTTTTTTGATGGCAGACATTTGTGTGCCGGTGATAAGGTACAAATAGAATGGCAGTGTGTCCTGTCTCCCGGGCCTGTCTCTAGAGAGTGTgggtaatatgtgacacgatcaagggaaatgagtcggatgtcgctaatattgtttttgagatattggcaaaaacagtgttccaattcttttgttttatattgtttttagtgattgataaattgatgtaacttcgcaaaattcgcaaagaaaagtcgtatcaacatggggttttcaatttctgaaagctctagatgtcctctttagaaacttttgtaaaagtcatttttgaccagggtcgacatgtgactcattccccttgatcatgtcacatattaattTTGAGGAATTCTCATGTCCACTCATAAAAGAgagaagcatgctgaaatatcaaataatatgaaatacaataatgataataagaAATCACAAAAGGCAGCTTCTTGATGGCAGACATTTGTGTGCGGGTGATAAGGTACAAATAGAATGGCAGTGTGTCCTGTCTCTAGAGAGTGTgggtaatatgtgacacgatcaagggaaatgagtcggatgtcgctaatattgtttttgagatattggcaaaaacagtgttccaattcttttgttttatattgttttcagtgattgataaattgatgtaacttcgcaaagaaaagtcgtatcaacatggggttttcaatttctgaaagctCTCGATGTCCTCTTTAGCAACTTTTGTAAaagtcatttttgaccagggtcgaaatgcgactcattccccttgatcatgtcacatacgtAAACCTTTGTTGCCTTACCGATGTGCTACATGTACAAATATGAGAGAACATGTCTAATATGGGATAACAAATAGTTTCTTTTGGTAAGGCAAttatagaaccaaattagttttaTCTTTTGATAAAACCGTTgatgcttggttgatccttaATATTTAGGAAATCAATTATTTGACTTTTGTTAATTGTGATTATGTATTAATCGTATGTAATGATAGAGCTAATGATATTGACCACTACAAATTTACCATTAATTCAAACTAATTAGTTGATAGTTATAATAataagcatcaaagcagcatcaacggtcaatccaaagatcgaacaaatttggttctggtgcctaatACAAATAGTAGGTTGTAAATCTGGAAAATGTGCTCATTTCTAGAATTTGTTTTGCAACTGTTGGCTTTTTTTTGAacagaaattatttcaaaaaacaCACGCTTAATTTTTGGTTACTCAGATCATTTTTTGGAAGGGG belongs to Amphiura filiformis chromosome 18, Afil_fr2py, whole genome shotgun sequence and includes:
- the LOC140138926 gene encoding leucine-rich repeat-containing protein 73-like, whose amino-acid sequence is MLLGTVQISGETLSTTEVRDICESLRSDSIKLLSLRGCRVADRHFTRMMLALSECHSISQLNLNLGVVCNRERVQCLAQALSKNRSLTGLFLHGSPLGDEGLSILIESLALHPGIVSLDVGDCQLQDDGVSLLAQRLLPANGAKPGLKELTLSANPRVTPIGWANLSLAIAAGCTLRILNVDYNRLGDFGATVLAVATAACKSLQVLDLESTGVSENGAKVLLTLTNTYPTNLSDLVVKENGLCKNTERAISESLGQPDNDDDDEDDTSSSDEDESDDETPREKMNNRNMRRIPATIATSPRSKDDERYFERTAMRLLKRTASGDSKLPVNNRRRRESATESDSEYSSASSELEGAFLAQSELMRKTAEMKLVSHQKHAPLIRVPKPIVASQRRSPFKTDTKDDGSGGVDGESQDAATISESAVTPRKQDDETPPPPQIVKNLSKVQKLDELDRKFDIPKIQIVQPSLGNLGKSKTLVDGNGNEASQNI